In Dermacentor variabilis isolate Ectoservices chromosome 7, ASM5094787v1, whole genome shotgun sequence, a genomic segment contains:
- the LOC142587667 gene encoding P2X purinoceptor 7-like, protein MDTGSGTSTSDEYTSEDEDRSSLAKNIIAYGYEPSASSDEEEQVAVDVPVRQPGPATWCSCGHRCGDMPTEKERVCCTEQQKVANAAETYECITKHPLFQLYCLNRHILDLEYLKLKHYCPYHLGQRTLNEQYRYTAYRQFVWWVYRRLGQGNRVVLPSCAVHRIRKEFPTPGGHYTGYLDA, encoded by the exons ATGGATACGGGTTCAGGCACCTCTACTAGCGATGAGTATACCTCTGAAGACGAGGACCGTTCCAGCTTGGCAAAAAATATaatcgcttacggttacgagccttccgcgtcaagcgACGAAGAGGAGCAGGTGGCCGTAGACGTGCCGGTCAGGCAGCCAGGGCCAGCAACATG GTgctcctgcggtcaccgctgcggcgACATGCCCACAGAAAAAGAGAGGGTCTGTTGTACAGAGCAGCAAAAGGTGGCAAACGCCGCTGAAACTTATGAATGCATCACGAAGCACCCGCTTTTTCAATTGTATTGCCTCAATAGGCACATACTCGACCTGGAATACCTCAAGTTGAAGCATTACTGCCCATACCACCTTGGACAACGCACCTTGAATGA gcaATACCGATACACTGCCTACCGACAGTTTGTTTGGTGGGTGTACAGGCGACTTGGTCAAGGTAACCGGGTCGTTTTGCCAAGCTGTGCTGTCCACAGAATCAGGAAAGAGTTCCCTACGCCAGGAGGGCATTACACTGGCTACCTGGACGCATGA
- the LOC142587666 gene encoding uncharacterized protein LOC142587666 isoform X1 produces the protein MPRHCCAQGCYNSIVGRDSPSHTFPKDEKVRKLWIRACQPSRPAWKPLKNDFICADHFVDDDYATSPAVLKSLGMPLKGQRLKPDAVPSVFSRKRKAGRISGAFEKRRRKEIIDQILQEQPTTEKACHTEAVHIQGPQCDACEMHTPPIDHVPFEEVTQAVSREGSAEACTNSRQSSECEAHQEKCSAALLQQFAAEPHAANERQITAKPLQADAAVQTSMICRDWATQVNIHGDKRSISTSSFMPPRSSTPLPEWTDASEDEMDENENRNQYDPSYVLSDVSLDKDSTVNTAVPLYEERKFIVFESSLDELLSVCPLCSHPCRAIDKTVKGILLQVTRMCINHHVSTWATQPIINWKAAGSLLLSAAVFFSGCKASKFYRALRSVGVACSSDKTHFRVQNAFVIPAVTKVWTHHQNVLFDEAIGRPLQVAGDGRADSPGHSAKYGTYSILDIEQNKVLHIETLQSNETKGSNHMELEGLRRTLQICEANGLEISTLVTDRHSQIKAFTSKETCIEHSFDCWHVAKMLKKKLTAAAKLKKFQELTLWIPAVINHLYWCALSSRAQPELILAKWCSLVRHVVDIHVHDESLYLRCEHEPLPKKKWLEEGSPAHQKLKAIVLNKALLKDIPRLSTSAQTFAVECFHSTITQFAPKNTHFGYSSMVARTRLAALHYNENSARQQATTDNGTKRWLVKYPKAKKAAVVAPVKESCTYGYVKELLECAVDLCQNASSYREASARSSVNVPPPLSSNFERADKEALVAAHTRRFNILPTLQ, from the exons ATGCCCAGACACTGCTGCGCCCAAGGCTGTTATAACAGCATCGTCGGTCGTGACTCGCCGTCACACACGTTTCCCAAAGACGAGAAGGTGCGTAAACTTTGgatacgtgcctgtcagccatCACGCCCAGCCTGGAAACCTCTAAAAAATGACTTcatttgcgcggaccacttcgtcgACGATGATTATGCGACAAGCCCGGCTGTGCTGAAAAGCCTCGGCATGCCGCTCAAAGGGCAACGCCTAAAGCCTGACGCTGTGCCCTCGGTCTTCTCACGAAAACGCAAGGCAGGAAGGATCAGCGGCGCGTTTGAAAAGAGGAGACGAAAAGAG ATCATTGATCAAATATTGCAAGAACAACCTACCACAGAAAAAGCCTGCCACACAGAAGCAGTTCACATCCAAGGACCACAGTGTGATGCTTGCGAAATGCATACACCTCCAATTGATCATGTTCCGTTTGAAGAAGTCACCCAAGCAG TTTCCCGTGAAGGCAGTGCAGAGGCATGTACAAATAGCAGGCAGAGCAGTGAGTGTGAGGCACATCAGGAGAAATGCTCTGCAGCACTTCTCCAGCAATTTGCAGCAGAACCTCACGCCGCCAATGAAAGACAAATTACAGCAAAACCACTTCAGGCTGATGCAGCTGTTCAGACATCAATGATCTGTAGAGACTGGG CAACACAGGTTAACATCCACGGGGACAAACGTAGTATTTCAACTAGCTCCTTTATGCCACCACGGTCTTCGACACCATTGCCAGAATGGACGGATGCATCTGAAGACGAAATGGATGAAAATGAAAACCGAAATCAATATGATCCTTCCTATGTACTCTCTGATGTCAGTTTGGATAA agacAGCACTGTTAACACAGCGGTGCCTCTTTATGAAGAGAGGAAGTTCATTGTTTTCGAGTCTAGCCTGGATGAACTGCTCTCGGTCTGCCCTCTGTGTTCACATCCATGCAGAGCCATTgacaaaactgtgaaaggcataTTATTGCAGGTGACACGCATGTGCATAAACCATCATGTCTCTACATGGGCAACACAGCCAATAATTAATTGGAAGGCAGCTGGTAGCTTGCTTCTTTCTGCGGCAGTATTTTTTTCAGGCTGCAAAGCTTCGAAGTTTTATAGAGCACTAAGGAGTGTGGGTGTTGCCTGCAGCAGTGACAAAACACACTTCAGAGTCCAAAATGCATTCGTCATTCCTGCAGTCACCAAG GTCTGGACACACCACCAAAATGTGCTTTTTGATGAAGCCATTGGCCGTCCACTCCAGGTTGCTGGGGATGGTAGGGCAGATTCCCCTGGACATTCTGCCAAGTATGGCACATACTCTATTCTGGATATAGAGCAGAACAAGGTGTTGCACATCGAAACTCTCCAG TCAAATGAAACCAAGGGAAGCAACCATATGGAGCTTGAAGGACTCAGGAGGACACTGCAAATATGCGAGGCTAATGGCCTCGAGATTTCAACTCTTGTGACTGACCGTCATTCTCAGATAAAGGCATTTACATCAAAGGAGACCTGCATAGAGCACAGCTTTGATTGCTGGCACGTTGCCAAGA TGCTCAAAAAGAAGCTGACAGCCGCAGCGAAGCTCAAGAAGTTTCAGGAGCTGACTCTATGGATTCCTGCTGTCATCAACCACCTGTATTGGTGCGCCCTTTCAAGCCGGGCGCAACCTGAGCTAATTCTTGCCAAGTGGTGCTCCCTTGTCCGTCATGTCGTTGACATTCACGTACATGATGAGAGCCTTTATCTGAGGTGCGAGCATGAGCCATTGCCTAAGAAGAAGTGGCTGGAAGAAG GATCACCAGCGCACCAAAAACTGAAAGCCATCGTCCTAAACAAGGCTTTGCTCAAAGACATTCCTCGACTATCCACGAGTGCACAAACATTTGCTGTTGAATGCTTTCACAGCACCATCACTCAGTTCGCACCGAAAAATACCCATTTTGGGTATTCCAGCATGGTAGCAAG AACACGCCTTGCCGCACTTCACTATAATGAAAATAGTGCAAGGCAGCAAGCAACCACTGACAATGGGACAAAGAGGTGGCTGGTCAAATACCCGAAGGCAAAAAAGGCTGCCGTTGTCGCACCAGTGAAAGAATCTTGCACATACG GCTATGTGAAAGAATTGCTGGAGTGTGCCGTGGACCTGTGCCAGAATGCGAGCTCCTACAGGGAGGCATCGGCACGTTCAAGTGTGAACGTGCCCCCTCCACTTTCAAGCAACTTTGAAcgggctgacaaagaagctctcgTGGCAGCACATACAAGGCGCTTTAATATTTTACCAAC ACTGCAGTAG
- the LOC142587666 gene encoding uncharacterized protein LOC142587666 isoform X2, with product MPRHCCAQGCYNSIVGRDSPSHTFPKDEKVRKLWIRACQPSRPAWKPLKNDFICADHFVDDDYATSPAVLKSLGMPLKGQRLKPDAVPSVFSRKRKAGRISGAFEKRRRKEIIDQILQEQPTTEKACHTEAVHIQGPQCDACEMHTPPIDHVPFEEVTQAVSREGSAEACTNSRQSSECEAHQEKCSAALLQQFAAEPHAANERQITAKPLQADAAVQTSMICRDWATQVNIHGDKRSISTSSFMPPRSSTPLPEWTDASEDEMDENENRNQYDPSYVLSDVSLDKDSTVNTAVPLYEERKFIVFESSLDELLSVCPLCSHPCRAIDKTVKGILLQSNETKGSNHMELEGLRRTLQICEANGLEISTLVTDRHSQIKAFTSKETCIEHSFDCWHVAKMLKKKLTAAAKLKKFQELTLWIPAVINHLYWCALSSRAQPELILAKWCSLVRHVVDIHVHDESLYLRCEHEPLPKKKWLEEGSPAHQKLKAIVLNKALLKDIPRLSTSAQTFAVECFHSTITQFAPKNTHFGYSSMVARTRLAALHYNENSARQQATTDNGTKRWLVKYPKAKKAAVVAPVKESCTYGYVKELLECAVDLCQNASSYREASARSSVNVPPPLSSNFERADKEALVAAHTRRFNILPTLQ from the exons ATGCCCAGACACTGCTGCGCCCAAGGCTGTTATAACAGCATCGTCGGTCGTGACTCGCCGTCACACACGTTTCCCAAAGACGAGAAGGTGCGTAAACTTTGgatacgtgcctgtcagccatCACGCCCAGCCTGGAAACCTCTAAAAAATGACTTcatttgcgcggaccacttcgtcgACGATGATTATGCGACAAGCCCGGCTGTGCTGAAAAGCCTCGGCATGCCGCTCAAAGGGCAACGCCTAAAGCCTGACGCTGTGCCCTCGGTCTTCTCACGAAAACGCAAGGCAGGAAGGATCAGCGGCGCGTTTGAAAAGAGGAGACGAAAAGAG ATCATTGATCAAATATTGCAAGAACAACCTACCACAGAAAAAGCCTGCCACACAGAAGCAGTTCACATCCAAGGACCACAGTGTGATGCTTGCGAAATGCATACACCTCCAATTGATCATGTTCCGTTTGAAGAAGTCACCCAAGCAG TTTCCCGTGAAGGCAGTGCAGAGGCATGTACAAATAGCAGGCAGAGCAGTGAGTGTGAGGCACATCAGGAGAAATGCTCTGCAGCACTTCTCCAGCAATTTGCAGCAGAACCTCACGCCGCCAATGAAAGACAAATTACAGCAAAACCACTTCAGGCTGATGCAGCTGTTCAGACATCAATGATCTGTAGAGACTGGG CAACACAGGTTAACATCCACGGGGACAAACGTAGTATTTCAACTAGCTCCTTTATGCCACCACGGTCTTCGACACCATTGCCAGAATGGACGGATGCATCTGAAGACGAAATGGATGAAAATGAAAACCGAAATCAATATGATCCTTCCTATGTACTCTCTGATGTCAGTTTGGATAA agacAGCACTGTTAACACAGCGGTGCCTCTTTATGAAGAGAGGAAGTTCATTGTTTTCGAGTCTAGCCTGGATGAACTGCTCTCGGTCTGCCCTCTGTGTTCACATCCATGCAGAGCCATTgacaaaactgtgaaaggcataTTATTGCAG TCAAATGAAACCAAGGGAAGCAACCATATGGAGCTTGAAGGACTCAGGAGGACACTGCAAATATGCGAGGCTAATGGCCTCGAGATTTCAACTCTTGTGACTGACCGTCATTCTCAGATAAAGGCATTTACATCAAAGGAGACCTGCATAGAGCACAGCTTTGATTGCTGGCACGTTGCCAAGA TGCTCAAAAAGAAGCTGACAGCCGCAGCGAAGCTCAAGAAGTTTCAGGAGCTGACTCTATGGATTCCTGCTGTCATCAACCACCTGTATTGGTGCGCCCTTTCAAGCCGGGCGCAACCTGAGCTAATTCTTGCCAAGTGGTGCTCCCTTGTCCGTCATGTCGTTGACATTCACGTACATGATGAGAGCCTTTATCTGAGGTGCGAGCATGAGCCATTGCCTAAGAAGAAGTGGCTGGAAGAAG GATCACCAGCGCACCAAAAACTGAAAGCCATCGTCCTAAACAAGGCTTTGCTCAAAGACATTCCTCGACTATCCACGAGTGCACAAACATTTGCTGTTGAATGCTTTCACAGCACCATCACTCAGTTCGCACCGAAAAATACCCATTTTGGGTATTCCAGCATGGTAGCAAG AACACGCCTTGCCGCACTTCACTATAATGAAAATAGTGCAAGGCAGCAAGCAACCACTGACAATGGGACAAAGAGGTGGCTGGTCAAATACCCGAAGGCAAAAAAGGCTGCCGTTGTCGCACCAGTGAAAGAATCTTGCACATACG GCTATGTGAAAGAATTGCTGGAGTGTGCCGTGGACCTGTGCCAGAATGCGAGCTCCTACAGGGAGGCATCGGCACGTTCAAGTGTGAACGTGCCCCCTCCACTTTCAAGCAACTTTGAAcgggctgacaaagaagctctcgTGGCAGCACATACAAGGCGCTTTAATATTTTACCAAC ACTGCAGTAG